In the Elizabethkingia bruuniana genome, CGTCTAATAAATTTGGTATTAAAGCTCCTAAACAAGTTTAATTCACTATTATCAGGTAATTCCTTTAGTAACAGTATTGAGTCATAAGCTTTTATAGAACACAAAATTTGAAAATCGCTACGACTTTCAAATAATTTAATATTCTCAGTCAACTTTTTATAGGTGAAGTTTACGAACTCGTTTGTAATTAGTGATTGATTGCTTATTTGAAGAAACACGAATACAATCTCTGGCAAATTACTTGTGCTATAATAATTTTCGTTTAAAATGTTTTCAAAAGTGATTGTTATTGCATTTCTGTTTCTGATAGAAACTATATAGTTTACCCAATCCTTGTTTATACTAAATATTGAAACACCCACAATAAACGAGAACATAAGAAAATCATCATTGACAAAAGGAGCTGGAGAGTCTTTACTCGGTTTACTTTTACATTTTTTTTCAAAATATTTTTCAAAATCTACTTTCTTGTTTTTCTGAATAGCATTTACAATTTCAAAATAATACTCCTCAGACTCATTCAAATCTTGACTTTCAGGTACAATAATAGTCTTACCTAACAACAAATTATTAAATGCTGTAAGTTTATGGCTTTCAGTGACTCTTGATAGATAACCTGTTTTTTCTTCTAAAGGAACCATTTCTTTCTTTTTAATCCATAGTTTAAGCTATCCGCATCCCAGCCAGGAACACTTCTCATTTTGCCGAGCAAGCGTGAAATAAGGTTGGAATACTTCATTGTTGCGGGTTCTTCTCCTGGTAAAAAACTACGCCAAGACAGGTAAGTGAATGAGAATATTTGCTGTGTGATATAACTCAAATCATGAAATATCAAATCATTCAATCCATTATTGTCATAATTGCCTTGTGGGGTGCGTATTTTAATTTGAATGGGCTTGCTCATCCCTTGCCTAGATGTTTTCAATTCATTCGGTCCCAACATTTGAACAATACAAGTTTCTGAATCCAAAAAAACATTACTTGCTCGGCTGGGGATAAACGCACCGATAACATTGCTGTTACCATACTTCTGTACACCCTGCTGAGTGGTGTCAAAAATCATATTTGGGTGCGATTGGCTAATTGTAACAAAAGCAAATTTTATCTTATACTGATTAATTTCTTTGACCAGTTGACTGATTACATCGAACTCTGTGTTTTTGATAGGTTTGAATATGTGAAAAATTAGACGTACAGTATCACCTTCTGCCCAACCATATTCTGATGATAGCCTTTCGATGGAATTTTTTAGGCTTTTAAGCAACTCCGAAAAGTAATTTTCAAAAGCTACATCTTTTACTTTATCTGATAATAGATACTGACCATCTCCCGAAAGAAAGGTTGTGATACCAACCACTCTGTTTTGTTCGGATCCTGCGTATTGATTTTTCCTGAGCCAACTATGCCCAATACCAATTACTATTTCTCTATCGACCGAACGCTGCGAAGGCAAAACCCAAGGAATACCGCCAAGCTTTGCATAAATTTGCAATGCAAGTGAATTTAAAATGTATTCATTATGGCTTTTTACTACCTCTGCAGTAACATATTGAACCGGAATTTCAAGAGCAAGTAATTTTGCTTTTATAGCATAATATGGATTATTTCGGTCATCATATCTTTTAAATGCTGCTGGGATTTCAATAATAGCTAAATCTGGTTTACTTTCATCATCACTTCTAATTGCATTTAGATATTCATTTATAGTATAATCCTGAATTTCCTTAATGTTAAATACTATATCTTGCAAATCGTATTTCTTTTGCAGTCCTTTTTGGAAATATCTGGATTGCGGAATACCATCTTTAAGACTATAAAGGAACTTTGTGAAATTGCCACGGGTATTCTTGTTACAGATAGAAAGGATGTTTGGTGATTTGATATCAAATGTATTGCTGTCATAAGGGCCATAATTAGACAGACCTGCATCTGGGTTATAATTATTGGTCTTTGTAACAGCATGGTCAAAAATAAACGTAGGATTTTTTAGTTCCATCGTATTTGAAACAGAGATCGGTTTGCTATCTACCGTAAAACAAAAACTTTCTTTATTCTGGAATAAAACCAGTTTTCCGTTTTCACTAAATAAGTGTTCTGCTATTTTACTAATTTCGGTATAGAGATTTTTGGGATTGTAGATATCAGATCGTTTACCCTCAATGATGTTCAATATTTCATCACTTTTATCTGGTGATGTGGCAAAACTCAGGTACTTCCCGATGTTGAATTTTGTTTTTCGAATTAGCAATTCACTTAATTCAAATTCTTTCAAACCTTCATTGGTTTCAACTTTTGCTTTGTTTCCTATTACTTCTTTTAGAACTCCAACAAATTCTTCATTGGGAGCGAGAATATTCGTTAATCCAGGCAAGGTTTCTGCATGCAATACATCAAGACCAATCAATTCAAATCCTTCTGAATGTAACTCAGCACAACTAATGTCAAAAATCCAGTTACGTTTGATATTGACCAAGAAACCGAAACGTTTTTTTCCATTGATCTCGGTCAAACGCAATTGCACTTCAATGAGCTTTTTATAACCTATCCTGTCTTTTAAACTATCTGGCAAGGCATTTTTAATGATATCGTCTTTACCCGAAAAGAAACGGAAAGGATAAAAATCTACGGGAGTGTATCTTGGGAAACGGTCTTTGAAAGTTCTGAAAAAGATATGCTTTATCAATGAGGCTGTGATCTGATGATCACTATATGTACTTCGTTCTGTTAATATACCAATTGGAGTGCTGTCATCACTGTCCTTGTTGGAAATGTATATAGAATCACCGTTTCTAAAAAAAGAATGCGTAGCATTGTACAAACCTCTTAATTCAGTAAGACGTTCATCGCTATATAATTCAGTATTGATTTGATATTTTTCAAACTCAATATTTATTGGAAAGTAATTAAGCTGCATATTCTTTTTAAAGTTTTATTGGTTAAGGGTTGATGTGCCTGATCTATTTCAATCAATTGATAAACTATAATTCTAATTCTTTCTCAAGCTTTCTGGTAAAAACTTATCGATTTCTGCATCTGAAAATGTAAACTCCTCATTTTGTTGAAGTGCTTTGGAAGCAATTTGATAAGCCTTATTAATTGTTTTAGGAGCACCTCGATATGTATTGATAAGTTCTTCGTTCAATTCGTCTCTGGTCTGCTGAAGATGTTCTATTGCTTTATTTCCAATCCTAATATCGACAAGTAATGAAAGTAGCTTTTCTCTTATTTCTAGAATATTTAAAGCTGCCTGTTTATGTTTTTCTGCTATCGCCAATAAATTGAAATCTTTGGAATAAAGTGTTATTCCAAGTAATATTGTTGAGCAAAGTGCAGCGATAAATTGAAATGCTTCCCCTTCACCGAGCACTACAACTAAAATACTGGTAGTAGTTGCTGCCGATAAGAAAATTTCAGCAAATTTTAAGCAATCACTTCTTTCCTTAAGAACATCGGCACATTTTTCATGGGTTTTGTGTGTATAAACAACTCTTCCATAAATTTCTCGAATTTGAGACTCTAATAAGTTTTTTTGCTCACTCATATCTATATTTTTAAACTATTCAGAAATAGGTACATCAATTAAATCTCTGGCAACTACTATATTATCTTTAATGATATAACATTCTACAAAATGACTACCTTTAAAACTTGTAGTTTCAGTCTTCTCACTAGAGTTTAAATCAATTATTTGTCCTCTAATGCAGTTTCTCTTGACTGCTTGTTCTCCGCGGTTAGTAACTTTCCATTTGATTACATAAGGAGCAGGCACATCTATTCTCTCAATATAAAACCTTAAAGATTTATTCGGCATCAATCTAATTTTCTTTAACAGAAATTCACGTAATAAACCATCTCTATAACCATTTTGCTTCACTTCACAATCTATTTTTAAATCGTATCTAATATCAATAGGGTATTTTGATTCAATAAATTCCTCGGTGTTTCTATAGCTGGAATTAAGTGATGCGGCTTCTTTTTCTTCGTTTACATATTTCGGGAAATCATTTCCAAAAATATCCCTCCATTTATTATGTTTCGTTTTATCAGAAGCAGCATCAATCGCTTCTTCAGCTAGATCATACGCCTTCTTTGCCTTCCTCTTAAAAGACTTTTTAACTTTCACTCGCTGCTTGCTTCCTAAAGCACCATATTCATTTTGATCCTTGGGCTGGTCATATAAATGTTTGAAAAAATCTCTACACATTTCATCATAATATGCAAAACTCTTTTCGTCATAACAAGTAGTTGATTTTAAAAAATTATAAGCAAGCGTGTCTATCAAAAGCCCACCCATACAAACCCCATGCTTATTTTTCCATGATCTGGCCATCTTACAGAGTCTTCTAAGGTTTCGATTTTTATTGGCTACAAACTCGACCATGGCATCCATTTCCTTTCTTGGCTTTGTAATTTTCCAAG is a window encoding:
- a CDS encoding Piwi domain-containing protein; protein product: MQLNYFPINIEFEKYQINTELYSDERLTELRGLYNATHSFFRNGDSIYISNKDSDDSTPIGILTERSTYSDHQITASLIKHIFFRTFKDRFPRYTPVDFYPFRFFSGKDDIIKNALPDSLKDRIGYKKLIEVQLRLTEINGKKRFGFLVNIKRNWIFDISCAELHSEGFELIGLDVLHAETLPGLTNILAPNEEFVGVLKEVIGNKAKVETNEGLKEFELSELLIRKTKFNIGKYLSFATSPDKSDEILNIIEGKRSDIYNPKNLYTEISKIAEHLFSENGKLVLFQNKESFCFTVDSKPISVSNTMELKNPTFIFDHAVTKTNNYNPDAGLSNYGPYDSNTFDIKSPNILSICNKNTRGNFTKFLYSLKDGIPQSRYFQKGLQKKYDLQDIVFNIKEIQDYTINEYLNAIRSDDESKPDLAIIEIPAAFKRYDDRNNPYYAIKAKLLALEIPVQYVTAEVVKSHNEYILNSLALQIYAKLGGIPWVLPSQRSVDREIVIGIGHSWLRKNQYAGSEQNRVVGITTFLSGDGQYLLSDKVKDVAFENYFSELLKSLKNSIERLSSEYGWAEGDTVRLIFHIFKPIKNTEFDVISQLVKEINQYKIKFAFVTISQSHPNMIFDTTQQGVQKYGNSNVIGAFIPSRASNVFLDSETCIVQMLGPNELKTSRQGMSKPIQIKIRTPQGNYDNNGLNDLIFHDLSYITQQIFSFTYLSWRSFLPGEEPATMKYSNLISRLLGKMRSVPGWDADSLNYGLKRKKWFL
- a CDS encoding SLATT domain-containing protein; the protein is MSEQKNLLESQIREIYGRVVYTHKTHEKCADVLKERSDCLKFAEIFLSAATTTSILVVVLGEGEAFQFIAALCSTILLGITLYSKDFNLLAIAEKHKQAALNILEIREKLLSLLVDIRIGNKAIEHLQQTRDELNEELINTYRGAPKTINKAYQIASKALQQNEEFTFSDAEIDKFLPESLRKN
- a CDS encoding SMODS domain-containing nucleotidyltransferase — protein: MNTSETFKEFLSNIKISDDKADTISYRYGRITKSLNTEFRNTDSKTANSLQVGSYGRYTGINGISDLDMLYIMPASKWADYNKSGGQSKLLQDTKTAISNTYSSSDIKVDRCVVTVNFTDSHIDVQPVFELDDQDYKYPDTYADGTWKITKPRKEMDAMVEFVANKNRNLRRLCKMARSWKNKHGVCMGGLLIDTLAYNFLKSTTCYDEKSFAYYDEMCRDFFKHLYDQPKDQNEYGALGSKQRVKVKKSFKRKAKKAYDLAEEAIDAASDKTKHNKWRDIFGNDFPKYVNEEKEAASLNSSYRNTEEFIESKYPIDIRYDLKIDCEVKQNGYRDGLLREFLLKKIRLMPNKSLRFYIERIDVPAPYVIKWKVTNRGEQAVKRNCIRGQIIDLNSSEKTETTSFKGSHFVECYIIKDNIVVARDLIDVPISE